The following are from one region of the Actinoplanes sp. L3-i22 genome:
- a CDS encoding exonuclease domain-containing protein → MYAVVDLQTTGTKTSWHDRIVEIAIVRLDGSGRILDEWCTLVNPDRDLGPQALHGITGAEARRAPVFAELAGQVAERLAGQLVVAHNLLFDAGFLTAEFGKLGVSVPVEDDRGLCTMRLAGHFLPTASRSLKACRAAAGLGPHREYSALHGARAAGELLGYYLGRAGDPPPWAELLDEARHAKWPALPVTSVAAVPRRRPEEREPHFLTRLVDRLPRQLDPKADAYLALLDGVMLDRHISASEADQLVTTAGKIGLSRADAEFLHHRYLSGLATVALADQILTPAERLDLDGVAELLGLTSADVDRALATAAARPARQPAQWQLSPGDQIVFTGTLRPPREHLEVDALTHGLRTARKVTKQTRLLVAADPDSLSGVAKLARQYGIPIVTAIAYKTMLEALLNAPR, encoded by the coding sequence ATGTATGCCGTCGTCGACCTGCAGACCACCGGCACCAAGACCAGCTGGCACGACCGGATCGTGGAGATCGCGATCGTCCGTCTCGACGGAAGCGGCCGGATCCTGGACGAATGGTGCACCCTGGTCAACCCGGACCGGGACCTGGGGCCGCAGGCGCTGCACGGCATCACCGGCGCCGAGGCCCGCCGCGCGCCGGTCTTCGCCGAGCTGGCCGGCCAGGTCGCCGAACGACTGGCCGGGCAGCTCGTGGTCGCGCACAACCTGCTGTTCGACGCGGGTTTCCTGACCGCCGAGTTCGGCAAGCTCGGCGTGTCCGTGCCGGTCGAGGACGATCGGGGGCTGTGCACCATGCGCCTGGCCGGGCACTTCCTGCCGACCGCGTCCCGGAGCCTGAAGGCCTGCCGGGCCGCCGCCGGTCTGGGCCCGCACCGGGAGTACTCCGCGCTGCACGGTGCCCGCGCGGCCGGTGAGCTGCTCGGGTACTACCTGGGCCGGGCCGGCGATCCGCCGCCCTGGGCCGAGCTGCTCGACGAGGCCCGGCACGCGAAGTGGCCGGCGCTCCCGGTGACCTCGGTCGCCGCGGTGCCGCGCCGCCGCCCGGAGGAGCGCGAGCCGCACTTCCTCACCCGGCTCGTCGACCGGTTGCCCCGCCAGCTCGACCCGAAGGCCGACGCCTACCTCGCGCTGCTCGACGGCGTCATGTTGGACCGGCACATCTCGGCCAGCGAGGCCGACCAGCTGGTCACCACCGCGGGCAAGATCGGTCTGTCCCGCGCCGACGCCGAGTTCCTGCACCACCGATACCTGTCCGGCCTGGCCACGGTCGCCCTGGCCGACCAGATCCTGACCCCGGCCGAGCGCCTCGACCTGGACGGCGTGGCCGAGCTGCTCGGCCTGACCAGCGCGGACGTCGACCGGGCGCTGGCCACCGCCGCGGCCCGGCCGGCCCGGCAGCCCGCGCAGTGGCAGCTGAGCCCGGGCGACCAGATCGTCTTCACCGGCACCCTGCGGCCGCCCCGCGAGCATCTCGAGGTGGACGCGCTGACGCACGGCCTGCGCACCGCCCGCAAGGTCACCAAGCAGACCCGCCTGCTGGTCGCCGCCGACCCCGACTCCCTCTCCGGCGTGGCCAAACTCGCCCGCCAGTACGGCATCCCGATCGTCACCGCGATCGCCTACAAAACCATGCTCGAAGCCCTCCTCAACGCCCCTCGCTAA
- a CDS encoding TMEM175 family protein: MTEPEEPASSPERLVLFTDAVAAIAITLLVLPLLETLADIDEGVTLPELLRENLPGLAAFLLGFAVIFRFWWGHHRVFGHVSRLRPTVVYLSGLWTLAIVMLPIQTALITHFEASSGTVALYCGNLVLASGSLAVLSIYVYRHPELSAGRTPLPREEVISTLAVVVALLLALVIGSLFPRVNFWALFLMFLTGPAHRLFRTRWRGKQPVAAPTRPAA, encoded by the coding sequence ATGACCGAACCGGAAGAACCGGCCAGCTCCCCGGAGCGCCTCGTCCTCTTCACCGACGCGGTGGCCGCGATCGCGATCACCCTGCTCGTCCTGCCGCTCCTGGAGACGCTCGCGGACATCGACGAGGGGGTGACACTGCCCGAGCTGCTGCGCGAGAACCTGCCCGGGCTGGCCGCGTTCCTGCTGGGCTTCGCGGTGATCTTCCGGTTCTGGTGGGGGCACCACCGGGTGTTCGGGCACGTGTCCCGGCTGCGCCCGACGGTGGTGTACCTGAGCGGCCTCTGGACGCTGGCGATCGTGATGCTGCCGATCCAGACCGCGTTGATCACGCACTTCGAGGCGTCCAGTGGCACCGTCGCGCTGTACTGCGGAAACCTGGTCCTGGCCAGCGGGTCGCTGGCGGTGCTGTCGATCTACGTCTACCGGCATCCGGAGCTGAGCGCCGGGCGCACGCCGCTCCCGCGCGAGGAGGTGATCAGCACGCTGGCGGTGGTCGTGGCGCTGCTGCTCGCCCTGGTGATCGGCTCGTTGTTCCCGCGGGTCAACTTCTGGGCGCTGTTCCTGATGTTCCTCACCGGCCCGGCCCACCGCCTGTTCCGGACCCGCTGGCGCGGCAAACAGCCGGTCGCCGCACCGACCCGGCCGGCCGCCTGA
- a CDS encoding glutathione S-transferase family protein, producing the protein MTSSGEYTRDQRYIATRITADGRDGYPVEPGRYRLVVSRACPWANRSIIVRRLLGLEDVLSMGVAGPTHDERSWTFDLDPGGRDPVLGIERLQEAFFTRFPGYEKGITVPAIVDVPSGAVVTNDFAQITIDLSLEWAAYHRPGAPQLYPADLRAEIDAVNDVVFRDVNNGVYRAGFATSQGAYDKAYRQLFDRLDWLSERLKGQRFLVGEAITEADVRLFTTLARFDAVYHGHFKCNRSKLSEMPVLWAYARDLFQTPGFGDTIDFDQIKEHYYVVHRTINPTGIIPAGPDVTGWLTPHGRESLGGHPFGTGTPPVRVAG; encoded by the coding sequence ATGACGAGCTCCGGCGAGTACACCCGTGACCAGCGTTACATCGCCACGCGCATCACCGCCGACGGACGCGACGGCTATCCGGTCGAGCCCGGCCGCTACCGCCTGGTGGTCAGCCGCGCCTGCCCCTGGGCCAACCGGTCGATCATCGTGCGGCGCCTGCTCGGCCTCGAGGACGTGCTCTCGATGGGCGTCGCCGGGCCCACGCACGACGAGCGGAGCTGGACCTTCGACCTCGACCCGGGCGGGCGCGACCCGGTCCTCGGGATCGAGCGGTTGCAGGAGGCGTTCTTCACCAGATTTCCCGGGTACGAGAAAGGCATCACCGTGCCCGCGATCGTGGATGTGCCGAGCGGGGCGGTGGTCACCAACGACTTCGCGCAGATCACCATCGACCTGTCGCTGGAATGGGCGGCGTACCACCGGCCGGGCGCGCCCCAGTTGTACCCGGCCGACCTGCGCGCGGAGATCGACGCGGTCAACGACGTGGTGTTCCGGGACGTGAACAACGGCGTGTACCGGGCCGGGTTCGCGACCTCACAGGGGGCCTACGACAAGGCGTACCGGCAATTGTTCGATCGTCTGGATTGGCTTTCCGAGCGTCTGAAAGGCCAGCGGTTCCTCGTCGGAGAGGCGATAACCGAGGCCGACGTACGGCTGTTCACCACGCTGGCCCGCTTCGACGCGGTCTATCACGGGCATTTCAAGTGCAATCGGTCGAAGCTGAGCGAGATGCCGGTGCTGTGGGCCTATGCGCGGGACCTGTTCCAGACGCCGGGCTTCGGCGACACGATCGACTTCGACCAGATCAAGGAGCACTACTACGTGGTGCACCGCACGATCAACCCGACCGGCATCATCCCGGCCGGCCCGGACGTCACCGGCTGGCTGACCCCACACGGCCGCGAATCCCTGGGCGGCCACCCCTTCGGCACCGGCACTCCCCCGGTTCGAGTGGCGGGATAG
- a CDS encoding ATP/GTP-binding protein has translation MVDESAFPEASVLLAFRAGNVRSFAEPFELSLLATTMAKKEGVRQVTWRQGGRPLGVLPVAGIFGANASGKSNVLRAMNDMRLHVLHSFRSSSPTGGILRRPYSLEPAYRSAPSRFEIDLVLHGVRHEYGFVLDDAKVLEEWAYHYPRGRPALLFHRRPEGVDLGSADRAKGRAVLELLRPNALFLSTAASANHGGLLPLYAWFERNLLLAEAGSRPFRQAVTAQLLDDATMRNRVLDLLRAADLGITGARQIEPDPVTRERMQRALRIILGREEEPDGLADGTDISSFGVALTHRGADAEVDMDAEDESLGTLVWFGLVGPVVSALATGAVMLADELDSSLHPALVAQLVRLFQDQRSNPRRAQLIFNSHDAALLGDTGEESALGRDQVWFTEKSGGASRLYPLSDLAPRKDEAVGKRYLAGRYGAVPILSHGQFVAAIGDLTPGVE, from the coding sequence GTGGTCGATGAATCGGCATTCCCTGAGGCGTCCGTGCTGTTGGCGTTCCGGGCCGGCAACGTGCGCTCTTTCGCTGAGCCGTTCGAGTTGAGCCTGCTCGCCACCACGATGGCCAAGAAGGAGGGCGTGCGCCAGGTGACCTGGCGGCAGGGCGGGCGGCCGCTCGGTGTTCTGCCGGTGGCCGGGATCTTCGGGGCGAACGCGTCGGGCAAGAGCAACGTCCTGCGTGCCATGAACGACATGCGGCTGCATGTGTTGCACTCCTTCCGGTCGAGCAGTCCGACCGGTGGGATCCTCCGGCGGCCGTACTCGCTGGAGCCCGCATATCGCTCGGCGCCCTCCCGCTTCGAGATCGACCTGGTGTTGCACGGGGTCCGGCATGAGTACGGGTTCGTTCTCGACGATGCGAAAGTCCTCGAGGAGTGGGCCTACCACTACCCACGAGGGCGTCCCGCGCTGCTGTTCCATCGCCGCCCCGAGGGTGTGGACCTCGGGTCCGCCGATCGGGCGAAGGGGCGCGCCGTCCTCGAGTTGCTCCGGCCCAACGCCTTGTTTCTCTCCACCGCCGCGTCGGCCAACCATGGCGGGCTGCTCCCGCTCTACGCCTGGTTCGAGCGGAACCTCTTGCTGGCGGAAGCCGGCAGCCGCCCGTTCCGGCAGGCGGTCACCGCGCAGTTGCTGGACGACGCGACGATGCGCAATCGCGTGCTCGACCTGCTCCGGGCAGCCGACTTGGGGATCACCGGCGCGCGTCAGATCGAGCCCGACCCGGTGACCCGGGAGCGGATGCAGCGCGCCTTACGCATCATTCTCGGCCGGGAGGAGGAGCCGGACGGCTTGGCCGACGGAACGGATATCTCCTCCTTCGGTGTCGCGTTGACGCACCGCGGAGCGGATGCCGAGGTCGACATGGACGCGGAGGACGAGTCGCTCGGCACCCTGGTGTGGTTCGGACTGGTCGGCCCGGTCGTCAGCGCGCTTGCCACCGGCGCTGTGATGCTCGCCGACGAATTGGACTCGAGCCTGCATCCAGCCTTGGTGGCGCAATTGGTTCGCCTTTTCCAGGATCAGCGCAGCAACCCCCGGCGGGCTCAACTGATCTTCAATTCGCATGACGCCGCGCTTCTCGGTGACACCGGTGAGGAATCCGCGCTCGGGCGCGATCAGGTGTGGTTCACCGAGAAGTCCGGTGGCGCGTCACGGTTGTACCCGCTGTCCGATCTTGCCCCGCGCAAGGACGAGGCGGTCGGGAAACGCTACCTGGCCGGCCGGTACGGAGCCGTCCCGATCCTTTCCCACGGCCAGTTCGTCGCGGCTATCGGCGACCTGACCCCGGGTGTCGAGTGA
- a CDS encoding MarR family winged helix-turn-helix transcriptional regulator — translation MRDNDGMIEREPDPATNPRPAPAGKGSEDNSEPAPGGKGGEGNSERRSNRAGGDDVDRILAQWATERPDLDTTAMGVFGRLQRVARIAGDTQERAYATFGIGRPEFDVLATLRRSGPPYQLSPGALAASMMLSTGGTTARLDRLEKAGLVARSPDPSDRRAILVRLTDRGFAVADRAVTAGLAEQQRLLAHLTPAQQTQLSELLRRLLGGF, via the coding sequence GTGCGTGACAATGACGGCATGATCGAGCGCGAGCCGGACCCGGCCACGAACCCCCGCCCGGCCCCGGCCGGCAAGGGCAGCGAGGACAACAGCGAGCCGGCCCCAGGTGGCAAGGGCGGCGAGGGCAACAGCGAGCGCAGGAGCAACAGGGCCGGCGGCGACGACGTCGACCGGATCCTGGCCCAGTGGGCGACCGAGCGCCCCGACCTGGACACCACCGCGATGGGCGTCTTCGGCCGCCTGCAGCGCGTCGCCCGGATCGCCGGCGACACCCAGGAGCGCGCCTACGCGACCTTCGGCATCGGCCGCCCCGAGTTCGACGTGCTCGCCACCCTGCGCCGCTCCGGCCCGCCCTACCAGCTCTCCCCGGGCGCCCTGGCGGCGTCGATGATGCTCAGCACCGGCGGCACCACGGCCCGCCTCGACCGCCTGGAGAAGGCCGGCCTGGTCGCCCGCTCACCCGACCCGTCCGACCGCCGCGCCATCCTGGTCCGCCTCACCGACCGGGGCTTCGCCGTCGCCGACCGGGCGGTGACCGCCGGCCTCGCCGAGCAGCAGCGCCTGCTCGCCCACCTGACCCCGGCCCAGCAGACCCAGCTCTCCGAACTGCTCCGCCGTCTCCTCGGTGGCTTCTGA
- a CDS encoding EamA family transporter gives MRVLLVTALTPAVWGTTYAITTELLPPGRPLLSGVLRALPAGLLLLAMTRKLPRGAWWWKSAVLGALNIGFFFALLFASAYRLPGGMAAVLGAVQPLLVAGLSALLLAERVALRTVIAGLLGAVGVALAVLTAAARLDPIGIVAGLAGAASMAVGLVLTKRWGRPGVSLLTATGWQLTAGGLALIPIMLIGEGLPASLTGKNLLGYGYLSLIGTALAYTLWFRGLDRLPAARVSLLSLLSPVTATVIGWAALGQSLTPVQVSGTIVAFGAVLLGQSSSVRALWGRPVRAHARSSRTVAGPSHAGAVHAGAVHAGAVHAGASLAGAGSPTAGAGPARAEDAVISCPRS, from the coding sequence ATGCGCGTCCTACTGGTCACGGCCCTTACCCCGGCTGTCTGGGGCACCACCTACGCGATCACCACCGAGCTTCTGCCGCCCGGGAGGCCGCTGCTCAGCGGGGTGTTGCGGGCGCTGCCGGCCGGGCTGCTGCTGCTCGCCATGACGCGGAAACTTCCGCGTGGGGCGTGGTGGTGGAAGTCCGCGGTGCTCGGGGCGCTCAACATCGGGTTCTTCTTCGCGCTGCTGTTCGCCAGCGCCTACCGGCTGCCGGGCGGGATGGCGGCGGTGCTCGGGGCAGTGCAGCCGCTGCTGGTGGCCGGGCTGTCCGCGCTGCTGCTGGCCGAGCGGGTCGCCCTCCGTACCGTGATCGCGGGTTTGCTCGGCGCCGTCGGCGTCGCCCTCGCGGTCCTGACCGCGGCCGCCCGCCTCGACCCGATCGGGATCGTCGCCGGGCTGGCCGGGGCCGCGTCGATGGCCGTCGGCCTGGTGCTGACCAAGCGGTGGGGCCGACCCGGCGTCTCGCTGCTCACCGCGACCGGATGGCAGCTCACCGCGGGTGGCCTGGCGCTGATCCCGATCATGCTGATCGGCGAGGGCCTGCCAGCCTCGCTCACCGGCAAAAACCTGCTGGGGTACGGATATCTGTCGCTGATCGGCACCGCACTCGCCTACACGTTGTGGTTCCGTGGGCTGGACCGGCTGCCGGCCGCGCGGGTGTCGCTGCTGAGCCTCCTCTCGCCGGTGACGGCGACCGTGATCGGGTGGGCCGCGCTCGGGCAATCGCTGACCCCGGTGCAGGTCAGCGGCACGATCGTCGCCTTCGGCGCGGTTCTTCTCGGGCAGTCGTCGAGCGTGCGGGCGCTGTGGGGCCGGCCCGTCCGAGCCCACGCCCGGTCATCCCGGACCGTTGCCGGGCCGTCGCATGCCGGCGCTGTTCACGCCGGCGCTGTTCACGCCGGCGCTGTTCACGCCGGCGCTTCTCTCGCCGGGGCCGGGTCGCCGACTGCCGGGGCGGGGCCGGCTCGGGCTGAGGACGCGGTCATTTCATGTCCCCGCTCGTGA
- a CDS encoding NAD-dependent epimerase/dehydratase family protein: protein MRVIVFGATGMVGQGVLRECLLAPDVTEVLVVTRSATGVRHPKLRELTVTDFTDLSPVKDELTGYDACFYCLGVSSVGLDEAAYSRVSYDFPAAAARTLAALSPEMTFIYVSGAGTDAGSRLMWARVKARTEDEVLALFRNGYAFRPGFIQPTHGARSKTGWYNAVYTVTAPLLPLLSRVAPEQFTSTDAIGRAMLRAVRTGFPRRIVTSGDMK from the coding sequence ATGCGGGTGATCGTGTTCGGGGCGACCGGGATGGTCGGGCAGGGTGTGCTGCGGGAGTGCCTGCTCGCGCCCGATGTGACAGAGGTGCTGGTGGTGACCCGGTCGGCGACCGGGGTCCGGCATCCGAAGCTCCGCGAGCTGACCGTCACCGACTTCACCGACCTCAGCCCGGTCAAGGACGAGCTGACCGGCTACGACGCCTGTTTCTACTGTCTCGGCGTCTCGTCGGTCGGCCTGGACGAGGCTGCGTATTCGCGGGTGTCCTACGACTTCCCGGCCGCTGCCGCCCGCACGCTCGCCGCGCTGAGCCCGGAGATGACGTTCATCTACGTCTCCGGCGCCGGCACCGACGCGGGCAGCCGCCTGATGTGGGCCCGGGTCAAGGCCCGGACCGAGGACGAGGTGCTGGCGCTGTTCCGTAACGGGTACGCGTTCCGCCCCGGGTTCATCCAGCCCACGCACGGCGCCCGGTCGAAAACCGGGTGGTACAACGCCGTCTACACCGTCACCGCTCCGCTGTTGCCGCTGCTCAGCCGCGTTGCGCCGGAGCAGTTCACCAGCACCGACGCGATCGGCCGGGCGATGCTCCGCGCGGTCCGCACCGGCTTCCCCCGCCGCATCGTCACGAGCGGGGACATGAAATGA
- a CDS encoding SWIM zinc finger family protein, producing the protein MSAERWSIAQAESLAPDAAALKRARGVAGQFGSTGLLDDILWGLCRGYQVAADLAGPAFKCSCPSFQAPCKHAVGLLLHWAEAGVGDEPAPEWVTKWQAMRAARAKPKEASTPDPVAAAKRARERAERVAGGMIELRRWLDDQVEQGLAGLGKHGHQVFDPVAARLVDAQAPGVAGVVRRLGDIAGIGPQWADRLLGELAMLHLLIAGHDRLGALDPATAATVRSRIGFPTSAEEVLAGPRVSDRWQVLGQHDTDDGTLTTRRTWLHGSSTSRFALVLSFAAPGQALTADLVPGTEFRGDLCFYPGSAPLRALVATRDSAAEPFGSPDGAGSVRAALSRWSVLLAAEPFRYDGAMLLGGVTPTADGFLVDSAGDALPLAAGFREPWWLLAAAGGRPAAVAAEWSPGGLRPLAAWVTGEFVPAGPAMPDPGAPRAAELPPEVLAAALVGTARRPWPGHPVRVGAVRVDLDRAGPAESDAAARPSPAVALLDAAAVALATRRAGFRPVPAKVPVVAAPVETAPALPVAAGVRLGRILRGGAPGGAHLEQELLAQWLAAAAERGGVVPPMMLPALLDAARRNTTVRADVARVAGRRGGWLAGQRADWRWLLDEAAPVTVANWSTATGSERLGHLITLRRADPGRARELVASTWASDSSDDRARFLNTFADGLARDDEELLERALDDRRKEVRQTAVELLRRLPGAALGGRMRQRAHTAVRLVLSDPARLAVQPPEELDAALRRDGVGATPAHGTGAGAWLLEEVVAGAPLDSWTELEPSGYLALARGNDWATPLLHGWAKAAITQGDARWAATLLAADAGVLREAVRWDLHLVLPPGVLARLAAEALRTEDGTAHRLLALHPGPWPEPLSVTVLETIAHRARTDRHTWQLGELCRTAALAMPPDYADLTGRLAAQLEPELDPSRVRPVADLARTLVFREEMRRELTDPDAPPRTGGPAPENVTPRR; encoded by the coding sequence GTGTCCGCAGAACGATGGTCCATCGCCCAGGCCGAGTCGCTGGCCCCCGACGCCGCCGCGCTCAAGCGTGCCCGTGGCGTGGCCGGGCAGTTCGGTTCCACCGGGCTGCTCGACGACATTCTCTGGGGACTCTGCCGGGGCTATCAGGTCGCGGCCGACCTGGCCGGGCCCGCGTTCAAGTGCTCCTGCCCCAGCTTCCAGGCGCCCTGCAAGCACGCGGTCGGCCTGCTGCTGCACTGGGCCGAGGCCGGCGTGGGCGACGAGCCGGCGCCCGAATGGGTCACCAAGTGGCAGGCCATGCGGGCCGCGCGGGCGAAGCCGAAGGAGGCCTCGACGCCCGATCCGGTGGCCGCCGCGAAACGCGCCCGGGAGCGTGCCGAGCGGGTCGCCGGCGGCATGATCGAGCTGCGCCGCTGGCTCGACGACCAGGTCGAGCAGGGCCTGGCCGGGCTCGGGAAGCATGGTCACCAGGTGTTCGATCCGGTCGCCGCGCGCCTGGTCGACGCCCAGGCGCCGGGCGTGGCGGGGGTGGTCCGCCGGCTCGGCGACATCGCCGGCATCGGCCCGCAGTGGGCCGACCGGCTGCTCGGCGAGCTGGCCATGCTGCATCTCCTGATCGCCGGTCACGATCGGCTCGGCGCTCTCGACCCGGCCACCGCCGCCACCGTCCGGTCCCGGATCGGCTTCCCCACCTCGGCCGAGGAGGTGCTGGCCGGGCCCCGGGTCAGCGACCGATGGCAGGTGCTCGGGCAGCACGACACCGACGACGGCACGCTGACCACCCGGCGGACGTGGCTGCACGGCTCCTCGACGTCCCGGTTCGCGCTGGTGCTGTCGTTCGCCGCGCCCGGGCAAGCCCTCACCGCCGACCTCGTGCCCGGCACCGAGTTCCGCGGTGACCTCTGTTTCTATCCGGGTTCGGCGCCCTTGCGGGCGCTGGTCGCCACCCGCGACAGCGCCGCCGAGCCGTTCGGCTCGCCGGACGGCGCCGGGTCGGTCCGGGCGGCTCTCTCCCGGTGGTCCGTGCTCCTGGCCGCTGAGCCGTTTCGGTACGACGGAGCGATGCTGCTCGGCGGTGTCACGCCGACCGCCGACGGCTTCCTGGTGGACTCCGCCGGCGACGCGTTGCCGCTGGCCGCGGGGTTTCGGGAGCCCTGGTGGCTGCTCGCGGCCGCGGGTGGCCGGCCGGCCGCGGTGGCGGCGGAGTGGTCGCCCGGCGGGTTGCGCCCGCTGGCCGCGTGGGTGACCGGCGAGTTCGTGCCGGCCGGGCCGGCGATGCCGGATCCGGGGGCGCCGCGGGCGGCGGAGTTGCCGCCCGAGGTGCTGGCGGCGGCGCTGGTCGGGACGGCCCGGCGGCCGTGGCCGGGGCACCCGGTCCGGGTCGGGGCGGTCCGGGTCGACCTGGACCGGGCCGGGCCCGCCGAGTCGGATGCGGCGGCGCGGCCGTCGCCGGCGGTGGCCCTGCTGGACGCGGCGGCGGTGGCTCTGGCGACGCGGCGGGCCGGGTTCCGGCCGGTGCCGGCGAAGGTGCCGGTCGTGGCCGCGCCGGTGGAGACCGCCCCCGCGCTGCCGGTCGCCGCCGGGGTGCGGCTGGGGCGGATTCTGCGCGGCGGCGCTCCCGGTGGCGCCCATCTGGAGCAGGAGTTGCTGGCGCAGTGGCTCGCCGCGGCGGCGGAGCGGGGCGGGGTCGTGCCGCCGATGATGCTGCCGGCGCTGCTGGACGCGGCCCGGCGGAACACCACGGTCCGGGCCGATGTGGCCCGGGTCGCCGGACGGCGCGGCGGCTGGCTGGCCGGGCAGCGCGCCGACTGGCGCTGGCTGCTCGACGAGGCCGCGCCGGTCACGGTGGCCAACTGGTCCACCGCGACCGGCTCGGAGCGTCTGGGCCACCTGATCACGCTGCGCCGCGCCGATCCCGGCCGGGCCCGTGAGCTGGTGGCGAGCACCTGGGCGAGCGACTCCTCGGACGATCGCGCCCGGTTCCTGAACACGTTCGCCGACGGGCTCGCCCGCGACGACGAGGAGCTGCTGGAACGGGCGCTGGACGACCGCCGCAAGGAGGTTCGGCAGACCGCCGTCGAGCTGCTGCGCCGGCTGCCCGGGGCGGCGCTCGGCGGGCGGATGCGGCAGCGGGCGCACACCGCGGTGCGGCTGGTGCTCAGCGATCCGGCCCGGCTGGCCGTCCAGCCACCCGAGGAGCTGGACGCGGCGCTGCGCCGGGACGGGGTGGGCGCCACTCCCGCGCACGGCACCGGCGCCGGGGCGTGGCTGCTGGAAGAGGTGGTCGCGGGCGCGCCGCTGGACTCGTGGACCGAGCTGGAGCCGAGTGGCTACCTGGCGCTGGCCAGGGGAAACGACTGGGCGACGCCGCTGCTGCACGGGTGGGCCAAGGCCGCCATCACGCAGGGCGACGCGCGCTGGGCGGCGACACTGCTGGCCGCCGACGCGGGCGTGCTGCGCGAGGCGGTGCGGTGGGACCTGCACCTGGTGCTGCCGCCGGGCGTGCTGGCCCGGCTGGCCGCCGAGGCGCTGCGCACCGAGGACGGGACGGCGCACCGGCTGCTCGCGCTGCACCCCGGGCCGTGGCCGGAGCCGCTCAGCGTGACCGTGCTGGAGACGATCGCGCACCGGGCGCGGACCGATCGGCACACCTGGCAGCTCGGCGAGCTGTGCCGGACGGCCGCGCTGGCGATGCCGCCGGACTATGCCGATCTCACCGGCCGGCTGGCCGCCCAGCTGGAGCCGGAACTCGACCCGAGCCGGGTCCGCCCGGTCGCCGATCTGGCCCGCACGCTGGTGTTCCGCGAGGAGATGCGGCGTGAGCTGACCGATCCGGACGCCCCGCCACGAACGGGCGGTCCGGCGCCCGAAAATGTCACACCCCGGCGGTAG
- a CDS encoding AAA family ATPase codes for MTALRPHAEDQYADELAQLAATDERPRPPGWRLSPQAVVTYLLGDGAKITPKYVGPRRLIEVAVSTLATDRALLLLGVPGTAKTWVSEHLAAAVSGDSTLLVQGTAGTAEEAIRYGWNYARLLADGPTDAALVPSPIMRAMRTGSIARLEELTRVPSDVQDALITILSEKTLPIPELNTETQAQRGFNLIATANDRDRGVNELSSALRRRFNTVVLPMPASADDEVEIVARRVAQLGRSLELPEVPAALAEIRRVVTVFRELRSGLTEDGRTKLKSPTATLSTAEAISVITNGLALAAHFGDGTLHPADVASGIVGAVIKDPVSDAVVWREYLETVVRERPDWLDFYRAARDA; via the coding sequence GTGACCGCGCTGCGACCGCACGCCGAGGATCAGTACGCCGACGAGCTCGCTCAGCTGGCCGCCACCGACGAGCGGCCCCGGCCGCCCGGGTGGCGGCTGTCGCCGCAGGCCGTGGTGACCTATCTGCTCGGCGACGGCGCGAAGATCACCCCGAAGTATGTGGGGCCGCGCCGCCTGATCGAGGTGGCCGTCTCCACCCTGGCCACCGATCGGGCGCTGCTGCTGCTCGGCGTGCCCGGCACCGCCAAGACCTGGGTCTCCGAGCACCTGGCGGCGGCCGTCTCCGGCGACTCGACGCTGCTGGTGCAGGGCACCGCCGGCACGGCCGAGGAGGCTATCCGGTACGGGTGGAACTACGCCCGCCTGCTCGCCGACGGCCCGACCGACGCCGCGCTGGTGCCGAGCCCGATCATGCGGGCCATGCGGACCGGGTCGATCGCCCGGCTGGAGGAGCTCACCCGGGTGCCGTCCGACGTGCAGGACGCGTTGATCACCATCCTGTCCGAGAAGACCCTGCCGATCCCGGAGCTGAACACCGAGACCCAGGCGCAGCGCGGCTTCAACCTGATCGCCACCGCGAACGACCGCGACCGCGGGGTGAACGAGCTGTCCAGCGCGCTGCGGCGGCGGTTCAACACGGTCGTGCTGCCGATGCCGGCCAGCGCCGACGACGAGGTGGAGATCGTGGCCCGGCGGGTGGCGCAGCTCGGCCGGTCGCTGGAGCTGCCCGAGGTGCCGGCCGCGCTGGCGGAGATCCGCCGGGTCGTGACGGTCTTCCGCGAGCTGCGGAGCGGGCTGACCGAGGACGGGCGCACCAAGCTGAAATCGCCGACCGCCACGCTGTCCACGGCGGAGGCGATCTCGGTGATCACCAACGGGCTGGCGCTGGCCGCCCACTTCGGCGACGGCACGCTGCACCCGGCTGACGTGGCGTCCGGCATCGTCGGCGCGGTGATCAAGGACCCGGTGTCCGACGCCGTCGTCTGGCGGGAGTATCTGGAGACCGTGGTCCGGGAGCGGCCGGACTGGCTGGATTTCTACCGGGCCGCGCGCGATGCCTGA